The nucleotide sequence AACCCACCACGCTGGATGACGCCGAGCAGGAGCGCATCAGGGCCATCTTCACCAACCTGCTGGCCGCGCTGCCCGCCGACGACGTGAACGACGCCAATTTCAACCTGCTGTTTCGCAACATGGAAAAGGTGGGGCCGAACGCCTTTGCCCTGCCGGGCGGTACAGTGATCATGACCGACCAATTCGCGCAACGCTTCGGGCAAGACGACGTGTTGGCGGGGGTGCTGGGCCATGAGATCGGGCATGTGGTTGAGAAGCACGGGCTGACGCAGACCTACCGGTCGTTGGGGCTCTATTTCATCATTGGCTTCCTTGCGGGCGACACCGGCCCGTTCATTGAAGACATTTTGCTGGAGGGCAACCTGCTGTTGTCGTTGAGCTTCTCGCGCAAGCATGAGGCGGAGGCAGACAAATTCGGCGTCTCCCTGACGCGGGACGCGGGCTACAACCCCGCGGGGCTGAAGCTGTTCTTCCTGGAGATGTCGAAAAAAGGCGTGGAGCCGGTGGAATGGCTGTCGACCCACCCCAACAGCGGCGAACGGGTCAAACAGATTGACGGGTACGTGGACGCCCTGGATTGATCACCGATTGGTGAGCTCACGCGGTCGTGGGTTGAGATGCGCCGCCGCCCCCTAGATCGTACCGCAAGCGTTAGATCAGGAGTGCTCCCATGCTGAAACCCGTTTTCCTTGCCGCCGCTTTCGCCATGCTGGCGGGCGGCGCCTATGCTGAGACCAAGACCATCACCGTTGCGGGGGGCTGTTTCTGGTGCGTGGAATCGGATTTTGAAAGTGTGCCGGGCGTTAAAGGTGCTGTTTCGGGATTTGCGGGCGGCAAGCTGGCCAACCCGACCTACAAGCAGGTGACCAAAGGCGGGACCGGCCACTACGAGGCGGTGCAGATCACCTACGACAACGCCAAGCTGCCGCTGGGCAAGCTTTATGACATGTTCTTCCGTTCGGTCGACCCGACGGATGCGGGCGGGCAGTTCTGCGATCGCGGCGCCAGCTACCGCACCGCGCTGTTTGTCAGCAACGGGGCGGAGCAGCAGGCCGCCGAAGCCGCCAAAGCGCGCGCCGAGGCGGAGCTGGGTCAGAAGATCGTCACGCCGATTTTGCGGGCCGGGCCGTTTTACGCCGCCGATGCGGGGCATCAGGACTACTACAAGAGCAACGACAAGGTGCTGACCCGTTTCGGGTTGGTGTCCAAGGCCAAGGCCTACAAGAAATACCGCAACGCCTGCGGCCGCGACCAGCGGGTCAAGCAGCTTTGGGGCAGCGCCGCGCCGTTTGCGTCTTAGAGGAAGAAGCTGGCGTTGTTGTGCAGGATGATCTCGATCGCGTAGACGCCCAGCAATGCCACCAGCGGGCTGAGATCCATGCCACCGATGTTCGGCACAAAACGGCGAATGGGGCCGTAGATCGGCTCCAGCAACCTCTGCAGACCAAACCATAGCTGCGCCACGATGGGTTGGCGCAGGTTCACCACGTTGAAGCTGATCAACCAGCTCATGATGAAGTGGATGATAATGACGGTGCGCACCACGCCGATCAGCAATAGCAGGATTTGAAACAGGGACGTCATGAGTGGCTCCGATTTGGTCTGTTCAAGACAGGTAGTGCGCGGGCGTCCTTTGCGCAAGATGGGCGTGACGCGTGGTTCGGGTTGACCTCGCGGCCAGAAGCGCCAACTGAGGGGCATGTACCCTGTCATCCGCCTGATCAAAGAATTCGTAAAATTCCGCAATGCCCCCGATTTGGGGCTGACGGACACGCATGTGTCGACCCATCGCTGCTGGCCGTGGGACATTGACCTGTGGATGGAGCTGAACAACGGCCGCACCCTGACCTTGTACGACCTGTCCCGCCTGCCGCTCGCTAAACGCGCGGGGCTGATCCGCGCATTGAACGACAACAAATGGGGGCTGACCATGGCGGGCGCGTCGGTGCGGTATCGCCGCCGCGTGCGGATGTTTCAGAAGGTCGAAATCCGGTCGCGCGCCGTCTGCTGGGATGACAAATTTCTGTATCTGGAGCAATCCATGTGGAGCAAGGGGGAGGCGACCTCGCATATCCTCTATCGTGCAGCGGTGACGGACAAAAACGGCATCGTGCCAACTGCGAAAATTGTGGAGGCCGTGGCACCTGGTGCCGAAACGCCAGATGTTCCCAACTGGATCGCGGCATGGATCGACGCCGAGGCGCGGCGCCCATGGCCGCCATTCTAAAGCTGACGCTGACGTAAGCGTCACAAATTAAGGTAAGTTTTACCTTGCCTCCGATAGTTTCCGGGTGGTTAATCCACGACATAGTCTGGGGGACAATGAAGGTATGACGGATATTCCGTTAAAGAAGCGCGTGCGCGGCTGGATGATGTTCGACTGGGCCAGCCAGCCGTATAATACGTCATTGCTCACATTTGTTTTCGGGCCATATTTTGCTGCGGTTGTTGCGAAACAGCTGATGGACGGCGGCCTAATCGAGAGCGCAGCAAAGGCCCAGGCCCAGTCAACATGGGGCTGGGCGCTTACAATTTCAGGTCTGTTGATTGCCGCGTTGGCTCCGGTAATGGGGGCTGTCGCGGATAGCTCAGGCCGGCGGCTTCCGTTTATCTGGGTATTCTCAGCTCTGTATGTCGTTGGGGCGTGTGGAGTTTGGTTGGCTGCGCCCAATGTCATGAACGTCGCATTGGTGCTGGGCCTCTTCATTATCGGTCTGATTGGCATGGAGTTCGCCACAATTTTTACCAACGCCATGTTGCCTGATTTGGGGCCACGCGAGGAAATTGGAAAACTGTCCGGCACCGGGTTTTCGATTGGTTACGTGGGCGGTTTGGTGTCTCTCGTGTTGATCCTCTGTCTGCTTGCTGAGAATGAGCAGGGAAAGACGCTGATCGGAATTCAGCCAATACTTGGCCTTGATCCGGAATTGCGTGAAGGGACCAGATCTGTAGGGACGTTCACCGCGCTTTGGTACATGATCTTCATGATCCCATTTTTTCTTTGGGTGCGTGAGCCGGGGCCGCACAAACCGTTCCCCAAGAACGTAGTGCGAAAGAGCTTTTCAGACCTGAAAGTCACACTATCGAAGCTTCCGAAGAGCCCGAGCCTCACCGCCTATCTTGGTTCATCGATGCTATATCGGGATGCTTTGAACGGCATGTACACTTTTGGTGGTGTCTACGCGGTGCTCGTTCTGGATTGGACTGTGGTCGATGTTGGGGTCTTCGGTATCTTGGCAATTATTGCGGGCGCGATTTCCGCCTTTTTGGGAGGCCGTGCAGACAGCCGGTTTGGTCCGAAGCCTGTGATCGTCTCCTGCATTGTCGCGCTGATGTTGGCGGCAATTGGGATTGTGTCCATTTCGAAAGAGTCGATCTTCGGCGTCATGGTGTCGATGGAGGATGTGCTTGGGCCTTTCTCGACCTCGGACTTGGCATTTTATTTCTGCGGCTGCGTTGTCGGCGCGGCTGGAGGCACGCTGCAGGCAGCGTCGCGCACCATGTTGGTGTTGCAAGCCAACCCCGAGCGCATGACGGAAGCCTTTGGGCTTTATGCGCTTGCGGGCAAGGCCACATCTTTTCTTGCGCCGATGCTGATTGCGATTGTGACAACTGTTTCAGAAAGTCAGCGGATTGGCGTAAGTCCCGTGATCGTGCTCTTCCTTTTGGGACTCATCCTGCTACTCTGGGTGAAACCTGAAGGAGAGGATGAAGAGGTATGGGCTTCCGCCACTTAATCGCCGGGCTTTCCACTGTTGTTTTGATAAGTTGTGGCGGGTCGGACCGTGCCGCCGCGCCTGAGGTGCGCAAAGACCTGGGCGCGCAGGGGCAGATCATCGCAAAGACGCTGTTTGGGGCGAAGCGGTCGGGGTCGGCGCAAACGCCTGCAGCTTTTGGGTCTTATGCCAACGGATGCGCCGCCGGGCTGGTGCAGCTTCCAGAAACCGGGCCGACATGGCAGGCGATGCGCCTGTCGCGCAACCGCAATTGGGGGCATCCCGACACGGTTGATTTTGTC is from uncultured Litoreibacter sp. and encodes:
- a CDS encoding M48 family metallopeptidase, whose protein sequence is MAATDPYQRFGLSVEGRAFASNSSAQIAARLLTRAPVQGEGSGPDDVVVDIVDNTGTVITSAPLSQIRVDPPIGTAARKLHFPDRALYETDDRAEIAALTGKTYGEKLNEYEAVRPRLIGFVAAAIVGCIIIWKYGLDLLVAGAIALTPPVLVEQLDKGTLQTIDFAMRAQPTTLDDAEQERIRAIFTNLLAALPADDVNDANFNLLFRNMEKVGPNAFALPGGTVIMTDQFAQRFGQDDVLAGVLGHEIGHVVEKHGLTQTYRSLGLYFIIGFLAGDTGPFIEDILLEGNLLLSLSFSRKHEAEADKFGVSLTRDAGYNPAGLKLFFLEMSKKGVEPVEWLSTHPNSGERVKQIDGYVDALD
- the msrA gene encoding peptide-methionine (S)-S-oxide reductase MsrA — its product is MLKPVFLAAAFAMLAGGAYAETKTITVAGGCFWCVESDFESVPGVKGAVSGFAGGKLANPTYKQVTKGGTGHYEAVQITYDNAKLPLGKLYDMFFRSVDPTDAGGQFCDRGASYRTALFVSNGAEQQAAEAAKARAEAELGQKIVTPILRAGPFYAADAGHQDYYKSNDKVLTRFGLVSKAKAYKKYRNACGRDQRVKQLWGSAAPFAS
- a CDS encoding acyl-CoA thioesterase produces the protein MYPVIRLIKEFVKFRNAPDLGLTDTHVSTHRCWPWDIDLWMELNNGRTLTLYDLSRLPLAKRAGLIRALNDNKWGLTMAGASVRYRRRVRMFQKVEIRSRAVCWDDKFLYLEQSMWSKGEATSHILYRAAVTDKNGIVPTAKIVEAVAPGAETPDVPNWIAAWIDAEARRPWPPF
- a CDS encoding MFS transporter, coding for MTDIPLKKRVRGWMMFDWASQPYNTSLLTFVFGPYFAAVVAKQLMDGGLIESAAKAQAQSTWGWALTISGLLIAALAPVMGAVADSSGRRLPFIWVFSALYVVGACGVWLAAPNVMNVALVLGLFIIGLIGMEFATIFTNAMLPDLGPREEIGKLSGTGFSIGYVGGLVSLVLILCLLAENEQGKTLIGIQPILGLDPELREGTRSVGTFTALWYMIFMIPFFLWVREPGPHKPFPKNVVRKSFSDLKVTLSKLPKSPSLTAYLGSSMLYRDALNGMYTFGGVYAVLVLDWTVVDVGVFGILAIIAGAISAFLGGRADSRFGPKPVIVSCIVALMLAAIGIVSISKESIFGVMVSMEDVLGPFSTSDLAFYFCGCVVGAAGGTLQAASRTMLVLQANPERMTEAFGLYALAGKATSFLAPMLIAIVTTVSESQRIGVSPVIVLFLLGLILLLWVKPEGEDEEVWASAT
- a CDS encoding YggT family protein is translated as MTSLFQILLLLIGVVRTVIIIHFIMSWLISFNVVNLRQPIVAQLWFGLQRLLEPIYGPIRRFVPNIGGMDLSPLVALLGVYAIEIILHNNASFFL